The genomic interval TGAACAAGAGACTCAAGAATCATGTCCGACCATCTTGACAACAAATATAGTTGAACCTAcctgttctcgccggttgacctagGATGAACGCACCTCCTTCTGGGTTTGGAGTTATGTCTCTCTTAGCTGCTTCCAGTATGGTTCCATTGTGACAGAGGGCACCCTACCTGTTGAtgacactctgacgctcaagtcagtaagggctCACAAAGCAACAATAAAACTCAGTTTAGTGTGCAAAAACATCGTACCTTTATCTGGGGTCTCAGGCCCCTTTTATAACCGTACAAACAACATGCAACAACTCTCATATGAGAGAAGCAAATCTTAAGTGAAAATAAGCACATTTGTCTTTTATCTCTAACAGAAAAAACGGCCTACCACGTGCACCAATCATCTTCAGGTGCTAATCGCAGGCTAACATTCTGTTATAAATGCATGTCCCTATCTTCTTTAGGGTTAACAACAACTATCAACAGGTATTTACATGTAGAAAACATGCAACAACAATATATAAACCAATATGATAACCAACATTATAATAACTACTATTATATATATCTACTAGCGGGGAAATAAGGGGTATCTGGTACGACAACCTTACCATGCGCTTTGGGCCCTCCATCGAAATTGGGCCAGTCACATAAATCTTAGCTCGGCCCAACAGTCAAGCTGACCTCTTACCTTTTCCGAGCACCAAGCTACTATTCACGTATACTAGAGTGTCGAGCTTTGTACAATACACAAGTcccccaggctcgagctgaGCTTGATCAGGCGAAGAGACTACTGAGCGCAAAACACCCCGACCCCCTTGACAGGTTTCCCCTGTATTGGACCCAAAAGCCTTACTAACGGGGTTTGAGGTAGCCAATGAGCCAACCTCCAGCCTTTACCCAGATGTGGACCTCTTCCAGCTTGGTTTAGGCAATAAGTAGTAATTATCAACTGTtcatttttatgaattttgcttttaattttattgttttgttgcTCTTCATATATTTATGTCTTCCTACCCCTTGCATACTTGCCATAGCACAACTTATTTATTGCAACTATACTAGTTTTGGCTAGCATCGGTATGCACAAGCGTAATGACTACCATATATACGTAAAAGAGCTTTAACTTAAACAAAGGACTAACCTCAAACTAGGTTTAAACATCACGGAACAACACTTCACCTTGGCATGCCCAATTGTACTAGGCGAAAATCACCTACCTCGACTTACCGAGTACGACCCTTCCTAACAAGTGATGaatttgtgtcttcttctttaCGGTTTTTGAGTGGATTTGCGGAAGGTCCATGGTTTGATGGtggaacaaggctctcctaggagttgtgatagccttggaggtgcatgagaagtatgaTTTGAGAGAGGTGAGGCCTACTCTTCTTGGAGGTGAAAGTTTcggaagattaaaagcctaatcCTAAGAAGTCTTaggcaaagagtgagaatggcacAAATTTGCCAGCATTTCACTAATGAATTAATCTTGTAAaaacatgaggtaggctcctccttttatagccaAGGAGGACCGGAAATGAAAAGACAAATTGGTAGGAAATTCAAATCCTAATGAAATGAAAGTTGGATTAGGtgtttctagaaaccctaatctaacttaggttggtttttagaaGCCAACATTCAACCTAATtacaatttaaacaattttacaaaggaaaatcctatgctactttgacaagaaattaaagactatGCTACGCTTGATTTTGGACTTCTTGGAACATGTAGAGGtaagtttctctgccatcagtagcagtgtTCCAATCCTCATCAAGCCTCTTAGCCATGGCCCTTGTAGTTGGCCCAATATGTCTTGATGTTTGGCTCTCCTTTGGAttggtgcttggccctcttcgaTCATCAAGGACACGACCTTGTCGTCACAATCTTTTGTCGCCCTTCATGCAAGTGAAAAAATTTAGGCAGGATAACTTCGTTCTACAAGAAGTCTAATTCGAGTCTACCCCACCATCTTGAGTGAGCTCGCTCTTTCTTGCACACTTACTCCACCCAGTATTTGAGCTCGGGTGAACACTCTCACGCCGACTTAGTTTACTTATTATTGGTTAGATCGGGGTGAATTGCTCATACAACTTTGACCGCACAAAATGTCTAGACTTGGGTGAACACTCTCACATCAAATTAGTCCTTCTTATTTTGTACTGCATTGGATGATCAATCTGTGTAACTAGTATTCATCCCATAGTGCATTTAAGCTCGGGCGAACACTCTCGCGCCGAGTTAACCTAACCATGTTGATTCGGATGAATTACCTACGCGCTACTATTCATCTCACAAAGTGTTTAAGCTCGGTGAATGCTCTCACACCGAGTTAAACCAACTGTGTTTAAACATCTACGCGCCATTACTCATCCCACATAGCGTTTAAGCTCGGGTGAACGCTATCACACCGAGTTAACCCAACTATGTTTAAACATCTACACGCCATTACTCATCCCACAGAGCGTTTAAGCTCGGGTGAACGCTCTCACACCGACTTAACCCGACTGTGTTGGTCAGGATGGGGCACCCATTCTACCTACAGGGCGACTTCGGTCGACTTAATTGCTAGTGGTATTTATCCACACCTACGGCCTCTGCCTGGAAAAATCTCCAAGAAAGGTTGCTTAACAACGTATTCAACACATAAGATAAGCAACAATGCATTATAAACATCTATTTATATCGGGGGGCCTCATTAAAAgaaccctctttagggaaaaaGAGCGCCACCCCTTATCATCACATTGTTCATCAACAAACATCAGATACATCAACTgaagtaaaacttgaggttAGCAGCGTTCCATGTCCTTGGGATGGGTCCCCCATCTAGGGTTTCTAACTTGCACGCACCATTCCTGAGCACCTCAACTACGCGAAACAACCCTATCCAATTaggagacaacttattctccagctGGTAAGGATGGGCTTTCTGCATTACCACGTCAGCTACCTGGAATTGCCTGAGCCTGATCTTTATCCTTTGTTTCAGCTCGACCCTCCTTTTCAGCGCTTCTGATTTAACACGGGCTTGTTCTCGGACTTCGTCTAACAAGTATAAGTTCACTTTCCTTCCTTCATTCGACTCTTCCGCAATGAAATTCTGGAACCGGGGAGAGTTCTCTTGGATTTCTACCGAAATCATGGCATCCGATCCGTACACCAGACTAAAAGGGGTCTCCTTATTAGTCGACTACGGTGTAGTATAGTAGGCCCATAGAATTCGAGGAACTTCTTCTATCCACGTTTCCTTTTCCTTCTCTGATCTTCTCTTTAACTCCCTGAGTAGAACTCTATTGGCCAATTCCACCTGGTCATTTGTTTGGGGATGTTCCACGGAGGCAAATATATGCTTTATCCCAAGCTCGAAACACAACTTGCCTAACTGTTGACTGGCGAGCTGTGTCCCATTGTCGGACACCAAGTGTCTAGGGATTCCAAAGCGGCACACTacgttcttccatacaaagtgttgtaccttgtgtgcggtgatctatGCGACATGTTCGGCTTCGATCCACTTTGTTAAGTATTTGATGGCTACCACGAGATACTTCATTTGGCGTGTTGCCAAAGGGAAATGACCCAAAATGTCTATTCCCTAGGTGTGGAACGGCCACGGGCTGTAAATCGATCGCAACTCTTCTGCGGGTGCATGGTGCCAATCTGCATGCCTCTGGCATTGCTCACATCGCTGGGCATACCTTGCAGTTTTCCTTaactgttggccagtagtacccaaCTCGAATGACTTTTAACGCGAGTGCTCGACCGCCTATGTGACTATCACAGATACCTTCATGTAATTCTGCCATTACACGAACACATTGATCTCCACTTATACAAGCAAGGGCGGGATGAGCGTATCCGTGATGGAAAAGCATGCCGTCAATCAAAGTATACTTCCCTGCATTCTTCTTAACCATATTTGCTTTCGCGGGCTCGGCTAGCAGTAAACCATCTCCTAAATACAGCTGGTACGGGGTGATCCAAGTCTCTGCTGTGCCACCCTGTGAGGTAGCCATTCCTTCACCTTCCTGTACCTGGCACGTCGCTACCCTGGGGACCTTCAATGTCTCCTAGGTCAATGACCGATGACTTCTTCCGTCCTTAGGCCCTATCTCCAAGATCTCCACTTGGCCTGCCTTTGGGAGATTGTCTCCTGCTGTTCTCGGAGACTTTAGAGTCTCATGTATCTCCGACCTATTCCGATTTCACTTTCCCGAGCTTGCGAACTTGGTCAACAGATCAGCCCAAGAATTTTGCTCCCTTGGCACATGGACGAGTTCAAATTGGGTTAAAGCTTTCATCAGAATCATGACATACTGGTGGTATGCAGCCAACTGCGGGTCTTTGGCTTGGTACCTGTTGGTCACCTGTTTTGTAACAAGTAACGAATCGTTCTTTACCAGTAAGCTTGTAGCTCCCAACTCCTAAGCTAACaacattcctgctatcaggacCTCATACTCGCCTTGGTTAGTGCTAGCCTTAAATGCAAACTTCAAGGATTGTTCAATCAATAATCCACTGGGACCCTCCAGAATGACGCCAACACCGCTACCCTGTTGGTTGGAGGACTTGTCTACTGACAAGTTCCATTGGAAGTCTCCTAGATCGGAATGAGTATCCTCCGATACCAATTCCACCACAAAATCTGCGTAGATCTGCCCTTTTATCGGCCCTCTTGACTCATAGTAGATATTGAACTCGGACAGTTCCACTAACCATCGCACCATTCGACCCGCAATGTCAGGTTTTTGCAAGAATTTACGGATAGGGAGGTCGGTCATCACTATAACAATAAAACTTTGAAAATAATGCCGCAACCTCTGAGCTGTGAACACTACCGCCAACGGGACCTTCTCAATTTCTTGGTAGCGCTCCTATGgtccctgcagcaccttgctaacaaaatagatttGTGTCTGGACCTGTTCCTGGTCTTGTACTATTACCGAGCTAATTGCTCGATCTATGATGGCGAAGTACAAGCGCAGGGGAACACCAGCTACTGGCTTCCCGAGGACAGGAGGGCTGACCAGATACTCCTTCTACTTTACAAAAGCCTCCTAGCACTAGGAGGTCCATACGAAACGATTATTTTTCTTCTGGCACTTGAAATACGGGTAACCCTTATCTCCGCTTGCAAATAGAAAACGTGGAAGGGCCGCCATACGTCCTGTTAACTATTGGACCTCCTTTATTGTGGCGGGGCTTCTCATCTCTATAATGGTTGCACATTTGTctgggttggcctctatgccccTCTTAGTCAACAAAAATCCGaggaacttcccagcctctacCCCCAAACACACACTTCTCGAGGTTCAACTTCAAGTTATACTTAGCAATGGTTGCAAACAACTCTTCAGATCGATCACGTGCTATTCCTTCTCCACAAGGGTGAGGACCATGCCATCTACATAGGCTTGCACTGTTTGTCGAGTAGGGGGAGAGAATCCTATCCATCAAGTGTTGGTAGGTGGCACCAACATTCTTAAGGCCAAAAGGCATGGCCTTGTAGCAGTAACTAGCAAATTCCGCCATGAACGCGGTCTTACTTTCATCGTTGGGATGCATTCGAATCTGGTTGTAACCCGAGAACGTGTCAAGAAAGCTCAGCAGGTGACAACCCGAGGCACTGTCGACCAAAGAGTCGATACTTGGCAACGGGTGGGAGTCCTTTGGGCAGGCTTTGTTTAGGTCGGTAAAATCGACACACATACTCCACTTTCCATTGGACTTCTGTACCAGCACCACATTTGCTAGCCACTCAGGATACTGGATTTCCCTAATGTGGTTAGCATTCATCAAATTTTGAGTTTCTGCCCTTATGATCAGGCGTCTTTCTTCATTAAACTTCCTCCTCCTTTGAAGCACAGGCCTGACCCTCGTGTCCATGGTCAACCTGTGACAAAGAAAATCAGGATCTATCCCCGACATATCTGTTGAGGACCACGCGAATGTGCTCATGTTCTGGGCTATCCTCATCTTCATGTGCTTTGTTGAAGCTACCACACCCAACTTGCTTATAGAGGGTCTCCTCAAAAGCAAGTTATAGGCAGAAGGAGTATTAACCACAACATACCTCATTACAATGGTCCTGGCAGCCTCCTTGTCCGAGAACGTTGTCCTCGGGTCTACATACCCTCGCACCTCCACGTGGTCACCTGCAAAGCCCACTAGGCATCCATCATGGGGCCTCAACTGGTCGGGGGACAACCGCGGGTTGACGAACGTTGACCAAAACATTACAACGGTCAAGCTCCCTTGATCGATGAGAACTCGGTGTACTCTCCTTCCTACTATGATGACCAATATCACTACTGAGTCATTGTCGTGGGGAACTACGTCTGCCAAATAAGCCTTTCTGAAGTAGAGATCGGGTTCAGGAGAGTCATCCTGATCCCCTGTTTCCAACGACATCACAACCCTCGCGTACCGCTTGCGTTTGGTGGTCATGCTACCTCCTCCAGAGAAACCTCATGATATGGTGTTTAACTCGGCATGGATGGGGACTTCATGCGTCTGGTCTCTCGGGGCGTTTTTCTCTTGAGGTCCTCCTTGGTCAGACTCGAGGTACTCCCTCAGAAAGTTGTCCCTCAGGAGCTCGACCAATTGATAACCTAACACCATGCATCGCTTAATGTCGTTTCTGATTCCTTTATGGAACTCGCACCACACATCCTTTCGACCCCCCAGATTCCTGTCTGTTTTCTAGGGGAACCTCAACTTTTCTGATACGGCTAGTATGCTGATCCTTGTACGATATCCGAAACTTGGGACGAAACTCGTCCTCCTTTCTCCTAGATTTGGCCTTGCCCTTCTTGTACGGCGCGTGCCTAGTGTCTGTTTTCTTCCCCGTTGAGGTCTCATGAACCCTCAGGGGCCGAGAAGCCTTGTTGGTTTCTTTCGGCTTAGCCACCCGAGGTTGCGGGCCATTATTCCTGGCCGCCACTGCTTCCTCGACGTTAATGTGGGAGACTTCTCTCCACCTAATCTCGGAAAAGGTGTCTACTGGGTTCCTGATCAGAGAATCGCAGAACAGTCTAGAACCAACCCCTTGCTCAAAGGCAGACACCATGACATTCTCGTCGTGAGTTCGGAGATTCACAGTAAAAGCCCATAATCAATTCAGATAGTCCTTCAATGACTCCCCTTTTCTTTATCGCACACTAAAAAGATCGTATAGCACTGGGGGCTTCACCAGATTGGTATAAAATTGCTCTCTAAACAGCTTGGCGAATTGCACAAACGAAGTAATGTGGCCATCTGGGAGTCCACTAAGCCACTGTATTTCCATACCTGCAAAAGTACTCATGAACATCTTACACCGTATTGCGTTTGATCATCCCGAGATGATCATTTGAGCATTAAACGTTGTAAGATGGGTCTCTGGATCCTCTATCCCTGTGAACGTGATCTTGTGGGCCACGTAGTGCACGGACACTGGTTCGTCCATGATAGCTCGAGAGAATGGTTCAGCATTGTCCCTTTCATATAAACTCGCCTCCCGTTCTCTTGGGGGTCGTCAGTCACTTTACTGGAGATCCCTGCGCAACTCCTCGTGAGTTTTGCGCAGTTCTTCCCGCAACCTTTCTTGCTCCAACGCAGACCGCTCATTGGCTTCTCGTAGCCTCTCCTGCTCTTGTCTCGACTGCTCGTTGGCCTCCTAGAGAGACCTTAgggtctccatgagttgttgcagtGTGGTAGCCTCACCTCCATTATGTCTCATTCGTACTTGTCTCGTATTTCTCATCTTCATCTGGAAACTTGAACTTAACTACGGATGTGGATGGGATCAAGTTTAGCAGGCcgcacggtgggcgccaaatgttctcacCGCTTGACTTCTTCACCGGTTGACTTAGGATGAACGCACCTCCTTCTATGTTTGGAGTCATGTGACTCTTAGCTGCTTCGGGTATGGCTCCGTTGTGACAGAGGACGCCCTACCTGTTGAtggcactctgacgctcaaatCAATAAAGGCTCACAAAGCAACAAGAAAACTCAGTTTAATTTGCAAAAACAGTGTACCTTCATCTGGGGTCTCAGACCCCTTTTATAACCATACAAGCAACATGCAATAACTCTCATTTCGAATGTAATTGCTTAAACTAGGagtttatttgttttttgttttttctacaTGGATTTGGTCTAGTCCACCAtgcttttgttttcttttttttgatTTAATGTTATGTTATTTTTCATGTGATTGTACATGTGGCCTAGAAtgagttttattaaaaataaaaaaaatgcttatatatttttaaacttcTAGCAATACTTAttagaatttattaaattaaagtaaTACTTAGGCATGGAACCAATCAACATTATATCATCCTACAAAGAGCAATATAGACACCAAGTTGATGTGATATGATGGATAAATAACCTTATTTCTTAAGCATGTGACTAGGTTCTTAGTCTATccatatagaaaaatatttaccATGACAGGTTAACCCATAAATAGATTTTAGTACCTTAAAGAATTAATCCTTAATTTCTAGCTGAAATACTTTGGTTCCTTCCCCCAAAAAATAAGCAAAATGCTTGTTATCTTGCCCATAGTTTTACACAACTAGTAGTCTGATTATTTGAAGATGTTGCATTAAATACATCCCTAAAATAAGTAttactttaatttaataaattctaatatataataaaagctTAAAAAAACTGATAAAAACCGATATACATTGTAACGTCTCTCACTttgttgaagaagaaaaaaagaacttATTACATTCCCTTTCCAACTCTCAGAACCATTAATAAATATTCACAATAACACCATCACTTCCATCACTTTCACTCTTGCATTCAGAAACTTAGAATGACTAATCCGGCACAAGAGAATGTTAATGAAGGCACTTCCAGCAGAGCAAATAAGCAGAAAGGCAAGGTCTCAAAGCGTGTCAGGTCACGAGCATCATCTCCTCCATGCGCAGCATgcaagaaaatgaggaaaaagtgcagcagtgacTGCATCTTTGCACCTTATTTTGGTTCTAGCCAGGGCTCAGCAAGGTTTGAAGCAGTGCACAAGGTGTTTGGTGCAAACAACTTGTCAAAACTATTGCTAGAAGTTGAAGTGGCTCATCGTAATGAGGTCATAAATTCCATGTGCTACGAGGCTCAAGCAAGGCTAGCCAATCCTGTTCATGGTTGTGTCTCCACCATTTCTGCTTTACAACAACAGGTTTGTTTGATTACTCAATGTTTAAACTCTTGCTATTGCctttttgtttatgttttagtgtttttctttattgttatttttctgGTAATTCCTTCTCTTTCCTCTCTAGATAACCTGTTTTGTTTTTCCCTCTCTAATTAGGACTACACATGTTTATAACTCATCATAAACATTCTACTTAGTAAATTatggttttattttataatagtgCATTCTACTACCTAGCTCATGTTTTTTCCTTTATtgta from Phaseolus vulgaris cultivar G19833 chromosome 1, P. vulgaris v2.0, whole genome shotgun sequence carries:
- the LOC137815836 gene encoding uncharacterized protein: MTDLPIRKFLQKPDIAGRMVRWLVELSEFNIYYESRGPIKGQIYADFVVELVSEDTHSDLGDFQWNLSVDKSSNQQGSGVGVILEGPSGLLIEQSLKFAFKASTNQGEYEVTNRYQAKDPQLAAYHQYVMILMKALTQFELVHVPREQNSWADLLTKFASSGK
- the LOC137815838 gene encoding LOB domain-containing protein 20-like is translated as MTNPAQENVNEGTSSRANKQKGKVSKRVRSRASSPPCAACKKMRKKCSSDCIFAPYFGSSQGSARFEAVHKVFGANNLSKLLLEVEVAHRNEVINSMCYEAQARLANPVHGCVSTISALQQQVAMLQGELVVVQNQLINTKNLYESLLQRTYQYQQQPNINVVMQPTQSNNLTPSTNSLMNRSFFNPGFDNLAMQTTPSTNNMEPRQFCGLPHFNNDITHLFP